Part of the Candidatus Hydrogenedentota bacterium genome is shown below.
CGAGGAGGCGCCGAAACCCGCGCCGGGCGGCGGCAGGACCCCGCTCCGGGAGACGGGCTGAGATGAACGGGGACCGCTTCCGGCTGGTCTCGGAGTTCGAGCCGGCGGGGGACCAGCCGCAGGCCATCGAGGACCTCATCGAGGGGCTGAACGGGGGCCAGCAGGGCCAGGTGCTCCTCGGCGTGACGGGCTCCGGAAAGACCTTCACCGTCGCCAACGTCATCGCGCGGGTCAACCGGCCCGCGCTAGTGCTGGCACACAACAAAATCCTCGCGGCCCAGCTCTACGGCGAGTTCAAGGCGCTGTTCCCGGACAACGCGGTCGAGTATTTCGTCAGCTACTACGACTACTACCAGCCCGAGGCCTACATCCCCACGACGGACACCTTCATCGAGAAGGACTCATCCATCAACGATGAGATAGACAAGATGCGCCACGCCGCCACCCGCGCCGTCCTCACCCGGCGCGACTGCATCATCGTGGCCAGCGTCTCGTGCATCTACGGCATCGGCTCCCCCGAAACCTACCAGGCGCTGCGCGTCGAGCTGTCGGCGGGCATGGTCATTTCCCGCGATCACCTCGTCGAAAGTCTCGTCGCCATGCAGTACGCCCGGAACGACCTAGACTTCCACCGGGGCACCTTCCGGGTCCGCGGCGACATTGTGGACATCTTCCCCGCCTACGAGACGGACCGCGCCCTGCGGGTCGAGTTCTTCGGGGACGAGATCGAGGGGCTGGCCGAGATTGACCCCCTGCGCGGGGCGGTGCTGCGGCGTCCGCGCCGCGCGGACATCTTCCCCGGCACGCATTACGCCACCACCAAAGAGAGCCAGGAGCGCGCGGTGGCGGGCATCCGCCACGAGCTGGCGGAGCGCCTGATCGAACTGCGCGGGGCGGGCCAGGAACTTTACGCGCAGCGGCTGGAGCAGCGCACCCGCTATGACCTGGAAATGCTGGAGGAGCTGGGCTACTGCACGGGCATCGAGAACTACTCGCGCCACCTGGACGGCCGCATGCCCGGCGAGCCGCCCCACACGCTCATCAGCTACTTCCCGGACGACTTCCTCCTGGTCGTGGACGAGAGCCACATGTCCATTCCGCAGGTGGGGGCCATGTTCAAGGGCGACCGCTCGCGCAAGGACAAGCTCATCGAGTACGGGTTCCGCCTGCCCTGCGCGCGGGACAACCGCCCCCTCACCTTTGACGAGTTCGAAAAGCGCATCGGCCAGGTCATCTACGTCAGCGCCACCCCCGCCGAGTACGAGCTGAAAAAGTCCGAGGGGCTCATTGTCGAGCAGGTGGTGCGGCCCACGGGCCTGGTGGACCCCGAAATCGAGGTGCGCCCCGCCGCGAACCAGGTGGACGACCTGCTGGACGAGGTGCGGACCCGCGCGAAGCGCGGCGAGCGGACCCTGATCACCACCCTCACCAAGCGCATGGCCGAGGACCTCACGGAGTACTACCGGGAACTGGGCGTCCGCGTCCGATACATGCACGCGGACACGGAGACCCTCGAACGGATCGAGCTCATCCGGGAACTGCGCCAGGGGAACTACGACGTGCTCGTCGGCATCAACCTGCTGCGCGAGGGGCTGGACATCCCCGAGGTCTCCCTCGTCGCCATCCTGGACGCG
Proteins encoded:
- the uvrB gene encoding excinuclease ABC subunit UvrB translates to MNGDRFRLVSEFEPAGDQPQAIEDLIEGLNGGQQGQVLLGVTGSGKTFTVANVIARVNRPALVLAHNKILAAQLYGEFKALFPDNAVEYFVSYYDYYQPEAYIPTTDTFIEKDSSINDEIDKMRHAATRAVLTRRDCIIVASVSCIYGIGSPETYQALRVELSAGMVISRDHLVESLVAMQYARNDLDFHRGTFRVRGDIVDIFPAYETDRALRVEFFGDEIEGLAEIDPLRGAVLRRPRRADIFPGTHYATTKESQERAVAGIRHELAERLIELRGAGQELYAQRLEQRTRYDLEMLEELGYCTGIENYSRHLDGRMPGEPPHTLISYFPDDFLLVVDESHMSIPQVGAMFKGDRSRKDKLIEYGFRLPCARDNRPLTFDEFEKRIGQVIYVSATPAEYELKKSEGLIVEQVVRPTGLVDPEIEVRPAANQVDDLLDEVRTRAKRGERTLITTLTKRMAEDLTEYYRELGVRVRYMHADTETLERIELIRELRQGNYDVLVGINLLREGLDIPEVSLVAILDADKEGYLRSQTSLIQTCGRAARNLHGRVIMYADTMTGSMSRAIAEMDRRRKKQLAYNKKHKITARSIQKAIPDLLNSIHERDYVTVPRAAEDADLYLPSEDLRRTIARLRKKMKDAADKMDFEQAAVHRDRIIALEKRVIEEGL